From the Dunckerocampus dactyliophorus isolate RoL2022-P2 chromosome 12, RoL_Ddac_1.1, whole genome shotgun sequence genome, one window contains:
- the LOC129191132 gene encoding vacuolar protein sorting-associated protein 26B-like, with protein sequence MSFFSFGQSAEIDVVLNDAETRKKAEHKTEDGKKDKYFLFYDGETVSGRVNVTLKSPGKRLEHQGIKIEFVGQIELYYDRGNHHEFVSLVKDLARPGEMTQSQTFDFEFTHVEKPYESYTGQNVKLRYFLRATVIRRLNDISKELDIVVHTLSTYPELNSSIKMEVGIEDCLHIEFEYNKSKYHLKDVIVGKIYFLLVRIKIKHMEIDIIKRETTGTGPSVYHENDTIAKYEIMDGAPVRGESIPIRLFLAGYDLTPTMRDINKKFSVRYYLNLVLIDEEERRYFKQQEITLWRKGDVVRKSMSHQAAIASQRYEGSAASESALEQCAKEDSG encoded by the exons atgagcTTCTTCAGCTTTGGCCAAAGTGCTGAAATCGACGTAGTGCTCAACGACGCGGAGACGAGGAAGAAGGCTGAACACAAGACGGAGGATGGCAAGAAAGACAAATATTTCCTCTTCTACGATGGGGAGACTGTCAGCGGGAGGGTGAACGTCACGCTGAAGAGCCCCGGCAAAAGACTGGAGCACCAGGGGATCAAAATTGAATTTGTTGGACAAATTG AGCTGTATTACGACAGAGGCAACCACCACGAGTTTGTGTCCCTGGTGAAAGACCTGGCAAGGCCCGGCGAGATGACTCAGTCGCAGACGTTTGACTTTGAGTTCACTCACGTGGAAAAACCCTACGAGTCCTACACGGGCCAGAATGTGAAACTCAG ATACTTCCTGCGTGCGACCGTGATCCGAAGActgaacgacatcagcaaagaGTTGGACATCGTGGTGCACACGTTGAGCACTTATCCTGAACTCAACTCCTCCATTAAAATGGAAGTTGGGATTGAGGATTGTCTTCACATTGAGTTTGAATACAACAAATCCAA ATACCACCTGAAAGACGTCATTGTGGGCAAAATCTACTTCCTGCTGGTGAGGATTAAGATAAAGCACATGGAGATTGACATCATTAAACGAGAAACAACCGGCACAGGGCCCAGCGTGTACCACGAAAATGACACCATCGCCAAGTACGAGATTATGGATGGCGCACCGGTCAGGG GTGAGTCAATCCCCATCCGCTTGTTTCTGGCCGGCTATGACCTGACTCCCACCATGCGAGACATCAACAAGAAGTTCTCGGTGCGCTACTACCTGAACCTGGTGCTGATTGACGAGGAGGAGAGGCGCTATTTCAAACAGCAG GAGATCACACTTTGGAGGAAAGGAGATGTGGTGAGGAAGAGCATGTCCCACCAGGCCGCCATCGCCTCCCAGCGGTACGAGGGCTCAGCGGCTTCAGAGAGCGCATTGGAGCAGTGTGCAAAGGAGGACAGCGGGTAG